The following proteins are co-located in the Polystyrenella longa genome:
- a CDS encoding DegT/DnrJ/EryC1/StrS family aminotransferase, translating to MPASLSPASLAMNGGTPVRSTPFAPWPSFDQEMMDAVQTVLASGKVNYWTGQEGRTFEKEFANSVGAEYGVLVANGTLALELALKALEIQPGDEVITTCRTFVATASSVMMCGAKPIFADVDPISHNITAETIAKQITPRTKAIIAVHLAGWACDMDPILELAREHNLYVIEDCAQCHGATYKGKPLGTLGDIGAFSFCQDKIMTCGGEGGMVVTNNAEWHERAWGFKDHGKNWDAVYRRKHETVFKWLHEDMGTNWRMTEMQAAIGRVALQRLPDWIETRRKHAAILDAGFEQTPGLQVLKPGVDFGHSYYKYYALLKPNVLPEDWTRDQFVAALQAEGIPCGSGACPEIYFEKVFEKQDLKPAERLPVAAEIGQRSLMFMVHPTLSEADMQDIVAAVGKVMQAITSEAANQNAA from the coding sequence ATGCCCGCATCTCTCTCACCTGCTTCGCTCGCAATGAACGGCGGGACGCCCGTACGTTCCACTCCTTTTGCCCCCTGGCCCAGTTTTGATCAGGAAATGATGGACGCTGTCCAAACCGTCCTCGCCTCAGGCAAAGTGAATTACTGGACAGGACAGGAAGGACGTACCTTCGAGAAAGAATTCGCCAACTCCGTCGGAGCCGAATACGGCGTGCTGGTCGCCAATGGAACATTGGCCCTCGAACTGGCTCTCAAGGCTCTGGAGATTCAACCAGGTGACGAAGTCATCACCACCTGCCGGACATTTGTCGCCACCGCCAGCAGCGTGATGATGTGTGGAGCCAAACCGATCTTCGCCGATGTCGATCCGATCAGCCATAACATCACGGCGGAGACCATTGCCAAACAAATCACACCCAGAACCAAAGCGATCATCGCCGTTCATCTCGCCGGTTGGGCCTGTGATATGGATCCGATCCTCGAGCTGGCCCGCGAACATAATCTGTACGTCATCGAAGACTGCGCCCAGTGCCACGGAGCGACTTATAAGGGCAAACCGCTGGGGACCCTGGGCGACATTGGTGCGTTCTCATTCTGCCAGGATAAAATTATGACCTGTGGTGGCGAAGGGGGCATGGTCGTCACCAATAATGCCGAATGGCATGAACGCGCTTGGGGCTTCAAGGATCACGGCAAAAACTGGGACGCCGTTTATCGTCGCAAGCACGAAACCGTCTTCAAATGGCTCCATGAAGATATGGGAACCAACTGGCGCATGACCGAAATGCAGGCCGCGATAGGACGAGTCGCCTTGCAGCGATTGCCCGACTGGATCGAGACCCGCCGGAAACATGCTGCAATACTGGACGCCGGCTTTGAACAGACTCCAGGCCTCCAAGTGCTGAAACCGGGCGTCGATTTCGGTCATAGCTACTACAAATACTATGCTCTGCTGAAACCGAATGTGCTTCCGGAAGATTGGACTCGCGATCAGTTCGTGGCCGCCCTGCAGGCCGAAGGCATCCCCTGTGGTAGTGGAGCCTGTCCAGAGATTTACTTCGAGAAGGTCTTCGAGAAACAGGACCTGAAACCAGCCGAACGACTTCCCGTTGCCGCAGAAATCGGGCAGCGCAGCCTGATGTTTATGGTTCACCCGACGTTGAGCGAAGCCGACATGCAGGACATCGTCGCTGCCGTTGGAAAAGTGATGCAAGCGATCACGAGTGAAGCGGCAAATCAAAACGCCGCTTAA
- a CDS encoding 3-oxoacyl-ACP synthase III family protein, which translates to MKASVKAVTYHLPEGELVNETLTAISPEMTAEKIVSKTGIVTRKIAAPGECASDLACQAAINMFAQGICSPDEIDYILFCSQSPDYLMPTTACLIQQRLGIPRTSGALDMNLGCSGYVYGLGLAKGLVETGQSKKLLMLTGETYSKYIRDNDTNVRTIFGDGAACSLIEAIDDTSEETIGPFIYGTDGLGANNLMVSQRGFRYLAQRNMGEVPAHSPDEDPYMHMNGPEVFLFTLLNVPKAIADLFERTGFGWDDVDLVVFHQANAYMLEHLKNKIRIPDEKFYVSMADIGNTGSSTIPIALARAEQDQRLKQGDRVMLVGFGVGYSWSATFITWQA; encoded by the coding sequence ATGAAAGCCAGTGTTAAAGCCGTTACCTATCATCTACCTGAAGGCGAACTCGTTAACGAGACGTTAACCGCGATCTCTCCTGAGATGACTGCCGAGAAAATCGTTTCCAAAACCGGTATCGTGACCCGCAAAATCGCTGCTCCCGGTGAATGTGCCTCAGACCTGGCCTGCCAAGCGGCAATTAACATGTTTGCCCAGGGCATCTGTTCACCGGATGAGATCGATTACATTCTTTTCTGCTCTCAGTCTCCCGACTACCTGATGCCCACAACGGCGTGCCTGATTCAACAGAGGCTCGGTATTCCCCGGACATCGGGAGCGCTCGATATGAACCTGGGCTGCTCCGGTTACGTCTATGGACTGGGGCTCGCGAAAGGACTGGTCGAAACGGGTCAGTCAAAAAAACTACTCATGCTGACGGGCGAGACCTACAGCAAATACATCCGCGACAATGACACCAACGTCCGGACCATCTTCGGCGACGGCGCCGCCTGCTCGCTGATCGAAGCGATTGACGATACCAGTGAAGAAACCATTGGACCGTTCATCTATGGAACCGATGGTCTCGGTGCGAACAATCTGATGGTTTCGCAGCGAGGTTTTCGTTACCTCGCGCAGCGGAACATGGGCGAAGTCCCTGCTCATTCACCGGACGAAGACCCGTACATGCACATGAATGGACCGGAAGTTTTCCTGTTCACTTTATTGAATGTACCCAAGGCGATTGCCGACCTCTTCGAACGGACCGGTTTTGGCTGGGACGATGTCGATCTCGTCGTCTTCCATCAGGCCAACGCCTACATGCTGGAACATTTAAAAAACAAGATTCGAATTCCAGACGAAAAATTCTACGTCTCCATGGCCGACATTGGGAACACCGGTTCCTCCACGATTCCTATCGCCCTCGCCCGAGCCGAACAGGATCAACGATTGAAACAAGGTGACCGAGTTATGCTCGTCGGCTTTGGTGTCGGTTACTCTTGGTCGGCGACTTTCATCACCTGGCAGGCGTAA
- a CDS encoding acyl carrier protein, which yields MQKTEFLELLDELFDLQPGTVQATDDIQKIPGWGSLSFVGLIALIDEEYGVEISPTQILGSGQVNELITQIQTALTARQAA from the coding sequence ATGCAGAAAACGGAATTTCTTGAACTGCTGGATGAACTCTTCGACCTTCAACCGGGCACCGTCCAGGCGACCGACGATATTCAGAAAATCCCCGGTTGGGGTTCCCTCTCGTTCGTCGGACTGATCGCCCTGATTGACGAAGAGTACGGTGTCGAAATTAGCCCCACACAAATCCTCGGCAGCGGCCAGGTCAACGAGCTGATCACGCAGATCCAGACCGCACTCACGGCCCGCCAAGCTGCTTAA
- a CDS encoding NeuD/PglB/VioB family sugar acetyltransferase: MTKQLLIIGAGGLGREVLTWALAAQQTNNVDWKVAGFLDSNRKALTGYPVPQGYSVVGDANTYKPTSNEVFVCAIGDPAIKLKMSRQLRARGGVFTNVIHPTALIGPGCQLGTGIIACPFVTLTTNVEVHDDVVFNIYSGCGHDSVIGAGSLLNGKCEVNGNAKLGEGVFMGCQSAVLPGVKVGDFCRIGAGSVVVRNTRAHTTVMGVPAKKLYSQTDFQQAERKAA; encoded by the coding sequence ATGACGAAACAGTTACTCATTATTGGAGCCGGTGGACTTGGCCGAGAAGTACTCACCTGGGCCTTGGCTGCACAGCAGACCAACAATGTCGACTGGAAAGTCGCCGGGTTTCTCGACTCCAACCGAAAAGCCCTGACAGGATACCCGGTGCCCCAAGGTTATTCAGTCGTGGGTGACGCCAACACGTATAAACCGACCAGTAATGAAGTCTTCGTTTGCGCAATCGGCGATCCGGCCATCAAACTCAAAATGAGTCGACAACTTCGTGCCCGAGGCGGAGTCTTTACGAATGTAATCCACCCGACCGCCCTCATCGGCCCCGGTTGTCAGTTGGGTACGGGCATTATCGCCTGTCCATTCGTGACCCTCACGACGAATGTGGAAGTCCACGATGATGTTGTCTTCAACATCTATTCCGGGTGCGGTCACGATTCAGTCATCGGGGCAGGTTCTCTCCTCAATGGTAAATGCGAAGTCAACGGAAACGCGAAGTTGGGCGAAGGAGTCTTTATGGGCTGCCAGTCCGCCGTGTTGCCGGGCGTGAAAGTGGGTGATTTCTGCCGCATCGGAGCGGGTTCCGTCGTTGTTCGCAACACGCGAGCGCACACGACCGTCATGGGAGTTCCCGCGAAGAAACTGTACAGTCAGACTGATTTCCAACAGGCGGAGCGAAAAGCGGCTTGA
- a CDS encoding carbon storage regulator has protein sequence MLVLTRKTEESIKIGSDITIQIVAIQGKRVRIAIDAPASVIIKRAELEEKFENPELLAGSC, from the coding sequence ATGCTTGTATTGACCCGTAAAACAGAGGAGTCGATTAAAATCGGCTCAGACATTACCATTCAGATTGTTGCCATTCAGGGCAAACGAGTTCGCATCGCTATCGATGCTCCAGCCTCCGTGATTATCAAACGTGCGGAACTGGAAGAGAAGTTCGAAAACCCTGAACTATTAGCTGGCTCTTGCTAG
- a CDS encoding GNAT family N-acetyltransferase: MNQPPENAVSIREATTCDIDTLVEYNSQLARETEGKELNRETLRAGLEVLLADSTKGKYLVAEISGKVVGQVMFTREWSDWRNGEFWWLQSVYIASHFRRQGIFKQLYQAIVERARARTDVVGIRLYVELQNKIAQSTYEQLGMQAAGYSVMETLELQNPDPA; the protein is encoded by the coding sequence ATGAACCAGCCCCCTGAAAATGCCGTCTCTATACGTGAGGCAACGACTTGCGACATCGACACGCTGGTCGAATACAACAGTCAATTAGCGCGCGAAACAGAGGGCAAAGAACTCAACCGCGAAACTTTGCGCGCGGGGCTTGAAGTCCTGCTCGCCGATTCGACGAAGGGGAAATACCTCGTTGCCGAAATTTCGGGAAAAGTCGTGGGGCAGGTGATGTTCACTCGCGAGTGGAGTGACTGGCGCAATGGCGAATTCTGGTGGCTACAAAGCGTGTATATCGCCAGCCACTTTCGGCGACAGGGAATCTTCAAACAGCTTTACCAGGCCATCGTCGAACGCGCTCGCGCTCGAACAGATGTGGTGGGTATTCGTCTGTATGTCGAACTACAGAATAAAATCGCTCAATCTACTTATGAGCAACTGGGAATGCAGGCGGCCGGGTACAGCGTGATGGAAACGTTGGAGTTGCAAAACCCTGACCCGGCTTGA
- a CDS encoding Dabb family protein produces MPLHHNVFFSLKDDSPEKIESLLGAIDKYLTHHDGVLHCSGGKLVSDLARPVNDHDFQVGLNVIFETREQHDVYQTAERHLQFINEQKENWDKVRVFDYQS; encoded by the coding sequence ATGCCACTGCATCATAATGTGTTCTTTTCTCTCAAAGATGATTCTCCCGAGAAAATCGAAAGCCTGCTGGGTGCGATCGATAAATACCTGACCCACCACGATGGCGTGCTGCATTGCAGTGGTGGCAAACTGGTCTCCGACTTGGCCCGGCCCGTGAACGATCACGATTTTCAGGTCGGCTTGAACGTCATCTTCGAAACTCGTGAACAGCACGACGTTTATCAAACCGCCGAGCGACACCTGCAGTTCATTAATGAACAAAAAGAGAACTGGGACAAAGTACGCGTGTTCGACTACCAGTCGTAG
- a CDS encoding coiled-coil domain-containing protein: MKRHTRNMLIMGLIVGLFCSRFLIVRPLEKRVRELNKQMVNVQVDMEDLVGARDTVWKTNNLLSSLERQQEQLETATAALEQITELRVQLVEESRKSSKAFASLDLIQSVHDELVRQQSSTNEAAGMLDEMIELQDRLLMQDENSYDAELALDQLARVKQLALSEAADADLATSGLRQLATLKQDLIQTASTNKAAQKSAGELIGMKQALLDGSEDNAAARAATDQLLGMKDQIVLRSGQLTQARTSMTELLSIQQKLAAVENMNTSGEKLETLIGLQDRILKQSDSLASAVEALELLADFRVELTNHVSSMQGIRRELVELAMLQTSLGQVLQNLEPLTELANLRRLPSSEIRSAARTILDNREGSQASQLVDQSQAKFEGAKSAQEIKPVPAPRAE, translated from the coding sequence ATGAAACGACACACACGAAACATGTTGATCATGGGTCTGATTGTGGGTCTGTTTTGCTCCCGTTTCCTGATTGTCCGTCCTCTGGAAAAACGAGTTCGTGAACTCAATAAACAGATGGTTAATGTCCAGGTCGACATGGAAGACCTGGTGGGTGCTCGCGACACCGTTTGGAAAACGAACAATCTACTCAGCAGTCTCGAACGTCAGCAGGAGCAACTGGAAACGGCGACCGCCGCCTTGGAGCAGATTACCGAACTGAGAGTACAACTGGTTGAAGAATCCCGGAAGTCGAGCAAAGCATTCGCTTCACTCGATCTGATTCAGTCGGTGCATGACGAACTGGTTCGCCAGCAGTCATCCACTAACGAAGCGGCTGGCATGCTGGATGAAATGATCGAGCTGCAGGATCGCCTGCTGATGCAGGATGAGAATTCCTACGATGCTGAATTGGCACTCGATCAACTGGCACGCGTTAAACAGCTCGCTCTCTCGGAAGCGGCTGATGCGGACCTCGCAACTTCGGGGTTGCGTCAACTGGCGACTCTCAAGCAGGATCTCATTCAGACAGCGAGCACGAACAAAGCGGCTCAGAAATCGGCTGGCGAGCTGATTGGAATGAAGCAGGCTTTGCTCGACGGTAGCGAAGACAATGCCGCCGCTCGTGCTGCCACGGATCAGCTACTGGGGATGAAAGATCAGATTGTCCTCCGTTCCGGTCAACTGACACAGGCCCGCACTTCGATGACTGAACTGCTCTCCATCCAGCAGAAACTGGCTGCTGTCGAGAACATGAATACATCGGGAGAGAAACTCGAAACGCTGATCGGTCTGCAGGATCGCATCTTAAAGCAGTCGGATTCACTCGCCAGTGCTGTTGAAGCTCTAGAACTGCTCGCCGACTTCCGCGTCGAGTTGACCAACCATGTATCCTCGATGCAGGGAATTCGCCGCGAGCTGGTCGAACTGGCCATGCTGCAGACTTCACTGGGTCAGGTCCTGCAGAATCTGGAACCTCTGACGGAACTCGCCAACCTGCGACGGTTGCCCTCGTCCGAAATTCGGAGTGCCGCTCGCACGATTCTTGATAACCGGGAAGGCAGCCAGGCCAGCCAGTTAGTCGATCAGTCTCAAGCAAAATTCGAAGGAGCCAAATCGGCTCAGGAAATCAAACCGGTTCCAGCCCCCCGGGCTGAGTAA
- a CDS encoding 3-hydroxyacyl-ACP dehydratase FabZ family protein has product MRFALIDQIVDMKAGESITAIKNLSLAEEYLADHFPGFPVMPGVLMLETLVQAGAWLIRHTENFEHSTVMLKQAGALKFNNFVSPGQTLTVNLTTHKWEDDGITFKAKGQIGDVSAVSARIILQRFNLRDKNPNMASADEFQIQKSKEMFQHIYKQD; this is encoded by the coding sequence ATGCGATTTGCGCTGATTGATCAGATTGTCGATATGAAGGCGGGTGAGTCCATCACCGCCATCAAAAACCTGTCATTGGCAGAAGAATATCTCGCCGATCACTTTCCCGGTTTCCCTGTGATGCCGGGCGTTTTAATGCTGGAAACGCTGGTTCAAGCGGGTGCCTGGTTGATTCGCCACACCGAAAACTTCGAACATAGCACTGTCATGCTCAAGCAGGCAGGGGCCCTCAAATTCAATAATTTTGTCTCCCCCGGACAGACGTTAACCGTCAATCTGACCACTCACAAATGGGAAGACGACGGGATCACGTTTAAAGCGAAGGGGCAGATCGGGGATGTTTCGGCTGTTTCTGCTCGCATTATTCTGCAACGATTCAATCTGAGAGACAAAAACCCGAACATGGCGAGTGCGGACGAATTCCAGATTCAAAAATCGAAGGAAATGTTTCAGCACATTTACAAACAGGACTAA
- a CDS encoding serine/threonine protein kinase has translation MITLYKTDFDSVRPVKSRGNSGMLRIRQRFDKYRIEKRLGEGGFATIYQAYDSIEGIRVALKIPHQEMVSDSLLKDFKNEVRVLARLDHPHILPLKYASFIENRFVIVTPLGEQTLCDRLRKRMSFDLTLEFAQQMIEAVAFAHEHRVMHCDIKPENMILFENNHLRLADFGIAKIAVRTVRSSGSGTLGYMAPEQAMGKPSFRSDVFSLGLIIYRMLAGKWPEWPYEWPLPGHNRLKQKVPQEFVEFLKKSLQVNPKKRFTDAQQMLKQFPRLKRQALKQAAIKRTKKTTKRGSTTRKAKSKSNGVRAVRRIA, from the coding sequence GTGATTACACTCTATAAGACCGACTTTGATTCCGTTCGTCCCGTAAAATCCAGAGGCAACTCCGGAATGCTGCGTATCCGCCAACGCTTTGATAAATACCGCATCGAAAAACGGTTGGGAGAAGGTGGCTTCGCCACCATCTACCAGGCTTATGATTCGATTGAGGGGATTCGCGTCGCACTCAAAATTCCTCATCAGGAGATGGTCAGTGATTCACTCCTGAAGGATTTTAAAAACGAAGTTCGGGTTTTGGCTCGGCTCGATCATCCACATATTCTTCCGCTCAAATACGCCAGCTTCATCGAAAATCGCTTCGTGATTGTGACCCCACTGGGCGAACAGACGTTATGTGATCGACTGCGCAAGCGGATGTCATTCGATCTGACACTCGAGTTTGCCCAACAGATGATCGAGGCGGTCGCGTTTGCCCATGAGCACCGAGTGATGCACTGCGACATCAAACCGGAAAACATGATCCTGTTTGAGAATAATCATTTGAGACTGGCAGACTTCGGCATCGCCAAGATCGCTGTTCGGACGGTTCGCTCTTCTGGTTCTGGTACTTTGGGTTATATGGCTCCGGAACAGGCGATGGGGAAACCCTCTTTTCGGTCTGACGTGTTTTCCCTGGGGCTGATTATCTATCGTATGCTGGCTGGAAAATGGCCCGAATGGCCTTACGAATGGCCTTTGCCCGGGCATAATCGGTTGAAGCAAAAAGTACCGCAGGAGTTCGTTGAATTTCTGAAAAAATCGCTGCAAGTCAACCCCAAGAAACGATTTACAGACGCGCAGCAGATGTTGAAACAATTCCCACGACTGAAAAGACAGGCACTTAAACAGGCGGCTATCAAACGTACGAAGAAGACGACCAAGCGTGGAAGCACCACCCGTAAGGCGAAATCTAAGTCGAATGGTGTTCGCGCTGTACGTCGAATTGCCTAG
- a CDS encoding PP2C family protein-serine/threonine phosphatase yields MFFGSLFASKSNSPSPTAENQTSKASICLQGEMTEPESGRTRLGEVIHYSRRSPDKETANEDALGIFTPTDRSLILVVADGVGGRRGGEEAARIVVETFERCLNNFQWSQASPGVVSAATEAITLRTAILNAIETANEDIIKLGTGAASTIAVAEIQDQTIRTYHVGDSLIMLVGQRGKVKLRTVSHSPVGFAQEAGMLEANEAMHHSERHIVFNVVGSSEMWIEMGSPVEMAPRDTLILASDGLSDNLLEDEIVEQIRKGPLLESIRTVTEITRERMDHLVKGRPSKPDDTTILAFRRLRKKAHPRKNQQPASSPAPLSAPQVASSETTETLV; encoded by the coding sequence ATGTTTTTCGGTTCATTGTTTGCTTCCAAGTCGAACTCGCCTTCGCCCACAGCGGAGAATCAGACGAGCAAGGCATCAATTTGCCTGCAGGGAGAGATGACCGAACCCGAGAGCGGTCGCACGCGATTAGGGGAAGTCATCCATTACTCTCGTCGTTCTCCCGACAAAGAGACTGCTAACGAAGATGCTCTGGGGATATTCACTCCGACCGATCGCAGCCTGATTCTCGTCGTCGCCGACGGAGTAGGTGGCCGCCGTGGCGGAGAAGAAGCGGCCCGAATTGTGGTCGAAACCTTTGAGCGGTGCTTGAACAATTTCCAATGGTCACAAGCATCTCCAGGCGTCGTTTCCGCCGCTACGGAAGCGATTACGCTCCGAACGGCGATTCTCAACGCGATCGAGACTGCCAACGAAGATATTATTAAGCTGGGAACCGGAGCTGCGAGTACCATAGCCGTGGCGGAAATCCAGGACCAGACGATTCGCACCTATCACGTGGGTGACTCGCTGATCATGTTGGTAGGACAACGGGGTAAAGTGAAACTCCGTACGGTCTCGCATTCCCCTGTTGGTTTTGCCCAGGAAGCGGGTATGCTCGAAGCGAACGAAGCGATGCACCACAGCGAACGTCACATTGTTTTCAATGTTGTCGGATCGTCTGAAATGTGGATCGAAATGGGTTCGCCGGTCGAAATGGCACCGCGGGATACCCTCATCCTGGCCAGTGACGGTCTGTCGGACAATCTCCTTGAAGATGAAATTGTCGAACAAATCCGCAAAGGGCCTCTGTTGGAGAGTATCCGTACTGTGACCGAAATCACACGCGAACGGATGGACCATCTGGTGAAAGGTCGTCCCAGTAAACCAGATGATACCACGATTCTCGCTTTTCGCCGTCTACGCAAGAAAGCGCACCCGAGGAAAAATCAACAACCTGCTTCTTCCCCCGCTCCTCTGAGCGCACCTCAGGTAGCCTCTTCCGAGACGACTGAGACGTTGGTTTAA
- the thyX gene encoding FAD-dependent thymidylate synthase: MTERAELVEELRWKKFPVLNDGFVCLVDLMGEDSSIVQAARVSYGEGTKKVSDDRTLIRYLLRHRHTTPFEMVEIKFLVRVPMDCWRQWIRHRTANVNEYSTRYSIAIDGAQQTDPDQWRSQSQTNRQGSEDYLAEEVGRKLTEDEKSLQRELKRVYEARLETGVAREQARKDLPLSTYTEAYWKVDLHNLLHFLALRMDSHAQLEIRNYATTIGEQIIKPLFPTVWEAFQDYRMQAMYFTRLDHQVISRLMATATSQGIAPPFSKELFLESQDETWKELKRSRERDECLSKLQRLGMVAE, encoded by the coding sequence GTGACTGAGCGAGCAGAACTGGTAGAAGAATTACGTTGGAAGAAATTTCCTGTCCTGAACGACGGCTTTGTCTGTCTGGTCGACCTGATGGGCGAAGACAGTTCCATCGTTCAGGCGGCCCGCGTGAGCTACGGCGAAGGGACAAAAAAAGTCTCCGACGACCGAACGCTGATCCGCTATCTGCTTCGTCATCGCCATACAACTCCCTTCGAAATGGTAGAGATTAAATTCCTGGTCCGCGTGCCGATGGACTGCTGGCGACAATGGATTCGCCACCGCACCGCCAACGTGAACGAATACAGCACACGTTATTCTATCGCCATCGATGGAGCCCAGCAGACGGATCCCGACCAATGGCGTTCGCAGTCTCAGACCAACCGGCAGGGAAGTGAGGATTATCTTGCCGAAGAGGTTGGACGCAAACTGACCGAGGACGAAAAGTCGTTGCAGCGCGAACTGAAACGTGTTTACGAAGCTCGTCTGGAGACGGGTGTTGCCCGGGAACAGGCCCGTAAAGATCTACCGCTCAGTACTTATACTGAAGCGTACTGGAAAGTCGATCTGCACAATTTGTTACACTTCCTCGCGCTCCGCATGGACTCTCATGCTCAGCTGGAAATTCGCAACTACGCGACGACGATTGGTGAACAGATTATCAAACCTCTGTTCCCAACAGTTTGGGAAGCGTTCCAGGATTATCGCATGCAGGCGATGTACTTTACACGGCTCGATCATCAGGTGATCAGTCGCCTAATGGCGACCGCCACCAGCCAGGGAATCGCGCCTCCGTTCAGTAAGGAACTCTTTCTGGAATCGCAGGACGAGACCTGGAAAGAGCTGAAACGCTCCCGCGAACGGGACGAATGCCTGAGCAAACTGCAACGACTTGGAATGGTCGCCGAATAG
- a CDS encoding glycosyltransferase, which yields MTAWQLSLLGVYGFLILITLSRHFVCSYQQRFLRVLKLSDAQVAPNRAPLVSILVPAKDEADKIAACLDSLCNLNYPAYEVLVIDDRSDDNTAEIVRGYGEEYSHLRLIQIEDLPAGWTGKTHALQYGQKFARGEWLLFVDADTTHHPDTLSITLHDAIEHELDMLTALPTLKCHSFWEKVIQPYASTCLIILFPLSKANNHTDRDGAWGNGQFILINRKAYDEIGQHRSVRDKFVEDIALARRVRQQGLRLNIVSAAQLFSVRMYSSFEEITRGWSRIFYSATDCKPGKLFALMIFIGLFSITPYAFIMAGGLALWQGTATPLMATLFYMGVVHELVQLSLYARIYPQTRTKRRYLAFRLVAVLTMCYVLAKTIRMCFTHEVNWRGTVYGLDLQQNVALETGQGSIAAEQDEDRIHHAA from the coding sequence ATGACGGCATGGCAACTATCCCTGTTAGGAGTTTACGGTTTCCTTATTCTGATAACGCTCTCCAGACATTTCGTCTGTAGTTATCAACAGCGATTTCTGCGCGTACTGAAACTCTCGGACGCACAAGTCGCCCCCAACCGTGCTCCACTCGTCTCTATTCTTGTTCCCGCCAAGGACGAAGCGGATAAAATTGCCGCCTGCCTCGATTCGCTCTGCAATCTGAATTATCCCGCCTATGAAGTTCTAGTCATCGATGATCGCAGTGACGATAACACCGCAGAGATCGTACGTGGATATGGAGAAGAGTATTCACACCTCCGTCTGATTCAGATCGAAGACCTTCCTGCAGGATGGACGGGCAAAACGCATGCGTTGCAATACGGACAAAAGTTTGCGCGCGGAGAATGGTTGCTCTTCGTCGATGCCGATACGACGCACCATCCGGATACTCTGTCGATCACATTGCACGACGCGATCGAGCATGAACTTGATATGCTGACGGCGCTGCCCACGTTGAAATGTCATTCGTTCTGGGAAAAAGTCATTCAACCTTATGCGAGCACTTGCTTGATTATTCTGTTCCCACTGAGCAAAGCCAACAATCATACGGACCGCGATGGGGCCTGGGGGAATGGTCAATTCATTTTGATCAATCGCAAAGCGTACGACGAAATCGGACAGCACCGTTCTGTCCGCGACAAGTTCGTGGAAGACATCGCCCTGGCCCGCCGCGTTCGTCAACAGGGTCTCCGTTTGAACATCGTCTCAGCGGCTCAATTATTTTCCGTCCGAATGTATTCCAGTTTTGAGGAGATCACTCGTGGTTGGAGCCGTATATTTTATTCGGCAACCGACTGCAAACCGGGAAAACTGTTCGCGCTCATGATTTTCATTGGTCTGTTCAGCATCACGCCCTATGCGTTCATAATGGCTGGTGGCCTTGCCCTCTGGCAGGGTACGGCAACGCCCCTAATGGCGACCCTCTTTTATATGGGCGTTGTTCACGAACTCGTACAGCTCAGTCTGTATGCCCGAATTTATCCACAGACAAGAACAAAAAGACGTTACCTTGCCTTTCGCCTGGTTGCCGTACTGACGATGTGCTACGTCCTCGCGAAAACAATCCGCATGTGCTTCACACACGAAGTGAACTGGCGCGGCACTGTCTACGGTCTCGACCTGCAACAGAACGTCGCCCTCGAGACAGGCCAGGGTTCTATCGCAGCAGAACAGGACGAAGACCGAATTCACCACGCCGCCTGA